One Deltaproteobacteria bacterium genomic window, TTTCAAAAAACCAGGTGCGACGCCATTTTGACCGTGGGGGGCGGAAGCTCGTTGGACGCAGCCAAGGCCATTCAGGTTATGGCCTCCCATCCAGGTGAGATCTATGAGTATTTGGGAGTGGAACGGGCAGCCAAGATCACCCGCCCCAGGCCCTATTTGATCGCCGTTCCCACAACTTCTGGGACAGGCTCGGAAGTCTCCCGGGGAGCCATTATTACGAATACTAAGACGAAAACCAAGGCAGTCATGCGAACGGGGCCCTCTCAACTGGCCATCATCGATCCAGAGATGACTTTGTCCATGCCGCCGCAATTGACCGCAGGAACAGGAATGGATGCTCTTTCTCACAATATTGAGGCCTGCGTCTCCAAGCGTTATCATCCCGTGTGTACTGCCCTGGCTCTGGAAGGGGTCCGGCTCATCGGGAGGTCGTTGAAGAAGGCCGTGAAAGCGGGGAATGACTTGGAGGCGCGTATGGACATGGCTGTGGCTTCGATGATGGGTGCACTGGCCTTCCAGAAAGGCCTGGGAACGGTCCATTCCCTGGCTCATCAGCTTTCCTCCGAGGCCGATGTCCCCCACGGAGTAGCCAATGCTATCCTGATCCCCCATGTCATGCGCTTTAACCTGAGCCACGCCGTAGAAGAGTTGGCTCAAATCGCCCGCGCTTTGGGGGAAAATATTCATTCCCTAACACTCTCTGAGGCGGCTGAACGCTCATGTTCTGCTGTGGCCCGTATGTCTCAGGAGATCGGATTACCGCAGCGTTTGAGGGAGGTCGGCGTCCAGGAGCAACAAATTCCCCGCATGGCCGAGAATGCGATGCACGACTGGTGCCATCCCTTCAACCCGCGACCTTGCTCGGTCTCTGATATGTTGGAACTCTACCGGGTCGCCTATTAATGATGACGGCTCATTTCCCCTTGGGTTGTCGAATTTATATATCCTAAAAGGTTATCGCTGCGAGAATGGACCGGTAAATGGCTCATCCGGATTATAAGCCAATTCCCCTGCCCAACTTCTCCACAGGGAAGTTCACTCGGGCGTTCCCCGATGGATAAGTCTCGCTTTTAGATAATCCTTCTCAACGATTCTTTCGTCATATATATAATGTTGATGGAGTCGTAAAAAGTCCCGTTTTCGTCATTGCGAGGAGTTCCGCCAATGCGGGACGACGAAGCAATCCCGTATTTTCAAGGACTTATAAAAACGAGATTGCTTCGTCCGCCTCAGGCGGACTCGCAATGACTCTTCTGCCGACTTTTTACGAGATCATCAAAAAAT contains:
- a CDS encoding iron-containing alcohol dehydrogenase; protein product: MKIEEVSFEILGASVRLGVGAVKDVGPCLKSAGAKKVFIATDQGVVKAGLLDLPKRSLAEVGISYEIFDRIEPNPSDRTVMEGAQLFQKTRCDAILTVGGGSSLDAAKAIQVMASHPGEIYEYLGVERAAKITRPRPYLIAVPTTSGTGSEVSRGAIITNTKTKTKAVMRTGPSQLAIIDPEMTLSMPPQLTAGTGMDALSHNIEACVSKRYHPVCTALALEGVRLIGRSLKKAVKAGNDLEARMDMAVASMMGALAFQKGLGTVHSLAHQLSSEADVPHGVANAILIPHVMRFNLSHAVEELAQIARALGENIHSLTLSEAAERSCSAVARMSQEIGLPQRLREVGVQEQQIPRMAENAMHDWCHPFNPRPCSVSDMLELYRVAY